GACTGCTCGATCATCGGCACCTGGAAGGACGACATCCAGGTCGACCAGGCGAAGGTCCGCGACTACGCGGCGAGCGGCACCGACATCGGGCGCGAGGTCTGCGAGCTCTGCCCGACCAGCTGCATGAGCTGGGACGGCAGCTCACTCGCCATCGACAATTCGAACTGCGTCCGCTGCATGCACTGCATCAATGTGCTTCCGAAGGCGCTCAAGCCGGGCAAGGAGCGCGGCGCCACGATCCTGATCGGGTCCAAGGCGCCGATCATCGGCGGCGCGCTGCTGAGCTCCGTGTTCGTGCCGTTCCTCGAGATGAAGCCTCCCTACGACGACCTCAAGGAGCTCACCGAGGCGATCTGGGAGCTGTGGGGCGAGCACGGCAAGAACCGCGAGCGGGTCGGCGAGTTCATCCAGCGGGTCGGCCTCGGCAACTTCCTGGACGAGATCGGCCTGCCCCCGGTGCCCGAGATGGTGATGCATCCGCGGACCAACCCCTACATCTTCTTCGAGGAGGAACTCGGAGAGGGTGAGGAAGAGTGAGAGGGAGGCCCAGATGACCGATTTCGAGCGCAAGACCGACATCGGGCCGCCGCACTACGAGCAGTTCCTGCCGCCGGTCATCAAGAAGAACTACGGCAGGTGGGATCACCACGAGATCCTGAGGCCGGGCGTCATGGTGCACGTGGCGGAGTCGGGCGACCGTCTCTACACGGTGCGCGTCGGCACGCCTCGCTTGCTCGCGATCACCACCATCCGCCAGTTCGCCGACCTCGCCGACGCCTACTGCGACGGCTACCTGCGGTGGACCAGCCGCAACAACGTCGAGTTCCTGCTCACCGATCCGGGCAAGATCGACGCCCTGATCGAGGATGTGCAGGCGCTGGGCTACCCGGTCGGCGGCACCGGCAACCAGATCTCGAGCATCGTCCACACCCAGGGCTGGGTCCACTGCCACTCCTCCGCGTCCGACGCCTCCGGCGTCGTCAAGTCGGTGATGGACCGACTGTACCCCTACTTCACCGGGGAGAAGAGCCTGCCGGCGAAGCTGCGGGTGGCCTACGCCTGCTGCCTCAACATGTGCGGCGCCGTCCACTGCTCCGACATCGCGATCCTCGGCGTCCACACCAGGGCGCCGGTGATCAACCACGCCGACCTGCCCAGGATCTGCGAGATCCCGACCCTGATCGCCTCCTGCCCGACCGGCGCGATCCGGCCGGCCACGTTCGACGGCAGGCCGTCGGTCGAGATCGAGGCGGCGCAGTGCATGTACTGCGGAAACTGCTACACGGTGTGCCCCGCCTGCAAGATCAACAACCCCGAGACCGACGGCGTCTCGATCTGGGTCGGCGGCAAGGTCTCGAACGCGCGCACCACGCCGCAGTTCTCGAAGCTGGTGGTGCCCTTCCTGCCCAACAACCCGCCGCGCTGGCCCGAGGTCGTGGATGCGGTCGAGCGCCTCGTCACGCTGTACGCCGGCAACGCGCGCAAGCACGAGCGGATGGGCGAGTGGATCAACCGGATCGGCTGGCCCCGCTTCTTCAAGCTGACCGGCTTTCCGTTCACCAAGTACCACATCGACGACTTCCGGCACGCGGGCGAGACCTACTCCCGCTCCGCGCAGCTGCGCCACGAGAGGGGGACGTGATGGCCGTCGACATCGAGGAGCTGAAGGCGGCGATCTGCGAGCTGGTGCGGTCGATGCACGGCAAGAAGAACCTGAAGCCGATGGACGTCACCAGGGACATGATCGCGAGGTTCGGCGAGGACGAGTGCGGCAAGAGCGACGTCAAGCGGGCCCTCCGGGAGCTCATGGACTCCGGCACCTTGACCTACATGTACGCCGGCGGCAGCTACGTCGCGCTGCCCGAGCAGTGAGCGAGGACACCGCTGACCGGGGGGGGCGGAGGGGGCCGGCTGCTCCGGTCGCCTCTCCCGGCCAGCCACGGGAGCAGACGATGAGCAAGGCGGAGGAACGAACCCGGGAAGCCGTCGATTTGCTGCGGTCGTGGCAGGGCCTCGAGCGCGAGGCGATCGCGACCGCGGCCGAGATCATGGACGCGACCGAGAACCCGCTGATCCGCCAGATCATGGAGATCATCCGCAACGACTCGGTCCAGCACCACCGGGTCCAGCAGTTCATCATCGACCTGATGACCCGCGAGCCGGCGCGGATGAGCCCCGACGACATGGCCGAGGTCTGGAGCAGGCTCGAGCAGCACGACGAGCTCGAGCGGCGGACCATCGAGATGGCACGGCAGCTCAAGGAGAGGACCACCGACGTGGTCGTCAGGCTGCTGCTCGAGTACCTGATTCTGGACGAGCAGAAGCACGACACCCTTCTCGGCCAGCTCGAGGCCGTGAAGCGCCATCTCTCCAAGCTGGCGTGACGGCGGCGGCGAGGCGGCGGCGGGACGAGGATTCGAGGCATGGGCCTGCTGAAGGAGAAGAAGAGATCGAAGCGGCTGGCCGCCCGGCTGTCGGGGGCTGGCGGATCGGGGAGCCAGATCTCGCCGCTGCGGCCGCGCTACCTGGAGCAGCCGCCGCCATGCACCGGGGGCTGCCCGTCCGGCAACGACGTGCGCGGCTTCCTCACGGCGATCGGGCTGCGGGAGAAGCTCGGCGCGGGTCTCGACGACGCGTGCGAGAGTGCGTGGCGGGTCTGCATGGAGACCAACCCCTTCCCGTCAGTGATGGGGCGCATCTGCCCCCATCCCTGCGAGGACCACTGCAACCGCACGGAGAAGGACGGCGCCGTCGGCATCAGCTCCGTGGAGCGGTTCATCGGCGACCTCGCTCTCGAGCGCGGCCTCGCGCCGGCCCCGATCGCGGGCGAGGGGCCGAAGCGGGAGAGGGTCGCCGTCGTCGGTGCCGGCCCGTCGGGCATGTCGTGCGCCTACCAGCTGGCGCGCCGGGGCTACCGGACGACGGTCTTCGAGGCGCTGCCGAGGCCGGGCGGCATGCTGCGCTACGGCATTCCGAGCTACCGCCTGCCGCGCGAGGTCCTCGACGCCGAGATCCGGCGCATCGTCGGCCTCGGGGTCGAGCTCGCGTGCGGAACCAGGATCGGCAGGGACCTGCCCTTCGAGGACCTGCGCAGCGGCTTCGACGCCGTCTACGTGGCGATCGGCGCCCATCAGGGCAAGAGCCTGGGCATCCCGGGTGAGGACGGGCCCGGCGTCTGGACCGGCACCGACTTCCTCAACCACGTCGCCTCCGGCAAGCAGGTCGAGGTCGGCGGCAGGCTGGTGGTGGTCGGCGGCGGCGACACCGCGATCGACGCGGCGCGGGTCTCCATGCGCGTGATGCTGGACTCGGCGGCGGTCTCGAGAAGGCTGGGTGCCGACGTCACCATCCTCTGCCTCGAGACCCGCGCCGAGATGCCGGCGATCGAGCGCGAGGTCGAGGAGGCGCTCGAGGAGGGGATCAGGATCGAGCACGCGTCGGCGGCGGTCGAGATCCTGCGCGACGAACGGGGCGTGGTGCGGGCCGTGGTCGTGCAGAGGATCCGGCCGGGCGGGATGGACGACTGGCTGCGCGGGCGGCGGGACTCGATCGTGGGCGAGGCCTACCAGCTGCCCGCCGACACCGTGATCACGGCCGTCAGCCAGCAGCCGCGGCTCGCCGAGCTCGCCGCCGGCGGGCTCGGCGACGGCTGGCTGAGCGCCGACGCCTGGGGTCGCACCGGGGTAGCCGGCGTCTGGACCGGCGGCGACAGCACCGGTCTCGGCATCGCGACCAGGTCGATCGGCCAGGCCCGCAGGGCCGCCGAGTGCATCCACGCCGCCCTGCGCGGCGGCCTGCCGGCGGAGGTCGACCCGGACAAGCCGGTGCTCCGCGACCGGATGAAGCTCGACTGGTACGAGCCCAGGGCCCGGGCCTCGCGGCGGGTGATGGCGCCGGAGGAGCGGCTCGCCAGGCCGGAGCAGGAGGTCGATGCCGGGCTGACCCGCGACGACGCGCTTGCCGAGGCGGCGCGCTGCATGTCGTGCGGCAAGTGCTTCGGCTGCGAGGCCTGCTGGATGTACTGCCAGAACAACTGCTTCGTGAAGGTCCAGCAGCCGCTGCACGGGTCCTTCTACACGGTCAAGCTCGAGGTCTGCGACGGCTGCAAGAAGTGCTGGGAGGAGTGCCCGTGCGGCTTCATCGTCGGCGAATAGGCGGCCGGCCGTGACGGTCACGCGCCTGAGCTCGCCCCGCTTGGTGGTGGCCGGCCTTGCCGGCGACAGCGGCAAGACGCTGCTCGCGCTGGGGCTCGCGCGGAGCCTTCGCGATCGCGGCCTCGACGTCCGAACCGCCAAGAAGGGGCCCGACTACATCGATGCCGCCTGGTTGGCCGCGGCCAGCGGAACGGCCTGCGTGAACCTCGACACCTTCATGATGTCGCGCCCAGGGATCGGCGCCGGGGCGCGGTCGCTGGAGGGCGCGGACGTCGTGCTGGTGGAGGGCAACCGCGGGCTCTACGACGGTGTCGACGAGGACGGCAGCCACTCCACCGGCGAGCTCGCCAAGCTGCTGGGCGCGCCGGTCCTGCTGATCGTCGACGTGACCAAGGCGACCCGGACCGTGGCGGCCCAGGTGCTCGGGTGCCGGGCGCTCGACCCGCAGCTCGGGCTGGGTGGCGTGGTCCTGAACCGGGTCGGGACCGCCCGCCAGGAGGCGCTGGTGCGGGCCGCGGTGGAAGGCGCGGCCGGGCTGCCGGTCGTCGGGGCGGTGCCGCGCCTCGGCGGCGACGATCCGCTGCCGGGCCGGCACCTCGGCCTGGTGACCGCCGCCGAGCATCCGGACCGCGAGCGGGCGATCTCCCGCGCCGCCGATGCCGTGGCGCAGTGCGTCGACCTCGAGCGCGTCGTGAGCCTGGCGCGCAGCGCCCCGGCGGTGGAGCTGCCGGCGCTGGAGCCCGACAGCGCGTCGAGGAGCTGCCGCGTCGGCTACCTCGCCGACCCGGCGTTCTCCTTCTACTACCCCGAGAACCTCGAGGCGCTGCGCCGGGGCGGGGCCGAGCTCGTCGCGGTGGGCCTCGGGTCGGAAGCGGCGCTGCCCGGGCTCGACGGGCTCTACATCGGCGGCGGCTTCCCCGAGGTCCACGCCGAGCGGCTGGCGAACGACCGGTCGCTGTCGGGCGAGCTGCGCGCGCGCGCCGAGGCGGGGCTGCCGATCTACGCCGAGTGCGGCGGCCTGATGTACCTGGCGCGGGAGCTGGTGGTGGACGGCTCGAGCTACCCGATGGCAGGGGTCCTCGACCTCGTGGTCGAGCAGACTCCGCGGCCGCAGGGGCACGGCTACGAGGTGGCAAGGGTGGATCGCGACAACCCGTTCTTCGCGGCCGGCACGAGCCTGGTCGGCCACGAGTTCCACTACTCGCGGGTGGTCGCTGGAGAGGACGCATCGGCGACGGTGCTGACGGTCGAGCGCGGGCGAGGGGTCGGGAGCGGACGCGACGGGATCGTGAAGCGAGGGGTGTGGGCGTCCTACCTCCACCTCCACGCGCTCGCCGCTCCCGGGTGGGCGGACGGGTTCCTCGGCCTGGCGTCGCGTTTCGCCGCCGGCCGGGCCGGAACGACGGTGGCATGATCGAGAGGGAGCCATTGACGAAGGTGCT
The Thermoanaerobaculales bacterium genome window above contains:
- a CDS encoding NAD(P)-binding protein; translation: MGLLKEKKRSKRLAARLSGAGGSGSQISPLRPRYLEQPPPCTGGCPSGNDVRGFLTAIGLREKLGAGLDDACESAWRVCMETNPFPSVMGRICPHPCEDHCNRTEKDGAVGISSVERFIGDLALERGLAPAPIAGEGPKRERVAVVGAGPSGMSCAYQLARRGYRTTVFEALPRPGGMLRYGIPSYRLPREVLDAEIRRIVGLGVELACGTRIGRDLPFEDLRSGFDAVYVAIGAHQGKSLGIPGEDGPGVWTGTDFLNHVASGKQVEVGGRLVVVGGGDTAIDAARVSMRVMLDSAAVSRRLGADVTILCLETRAEMPAIEREVEEALEEGIRIEHASAAVEILRDERGVVRAVVVQRIRPGGMDDWLRGRRDSIVGEAYQLPADTVITAVSQQPRLAELAAGGLGDGWLSADAWGRTGVAGVWTGGDSTGLGIATRSIGQARRAAECIHAALRGGLPAEVDPDKPVLRDRMKLDWYEPRARASRRVMAPEERLARPEQEVDAGLTRDDALAEAARCMSCGKCFGCEACWMYCQNNCFVKVQQPLHGSFYTVKLEVCDGCKKCWEECPCGFIVGE
- a CDS encoding cobyrinate a,c-diamide synthase, with amino-acid sequence MTVTRLSSPRLVVAGLAGDSGKTLLALGLARSLRDRGLDVRTAKKGPDYIDAAWLAAASGTACVNLDTFMMSRPGIGAGARSLEGADVVLVEGNRGLYDGVDEDGSHSTGELAKLLGAPVLLIVDVTKATRTVAAQVLGCRALDPQLGLGGVVLNRVGTARQEALVRAAVEGAAGLPVVGAVPRLGGDDPLPGRHLGLVTAAEHPDRERAISRAADAVAQCVDLERVVSLARSAPAVELPALEPDSASRSCRVGYLADPAFSFYYPENLEALRRGGAELVAVGLGSEAALPGLDGLYIGGGFPEVHAERLANDRSLSGELRARAEAGLPIYAECGGLMYLARELVVDGSSYPMAGVLDLVVEQTPRPQGHGYEVARVDRDNPFFAAGTSLVGHEFHYSRVVAGEDASATVLTVERGRGVGSGRDGIVKRGVWASYLHLHALAAPGWADGFLGLASRFAAGRAGTTVA
- the dsrB gene encoding dissimilatory-type sulfite reductase subunit beta, with product MTDFERKTDIGPPHYEQFLPPVIKKNYGRWDHHEILRPGVMVHVAESGDRLYTVRVGTPRLLAITTIRQFADLADAYCDGYLRWTSRNNVEFLLTDPGKIDALIEDVQALGYPVGGTGNQISSIVHTQGWVHCHSSASDASGVVKSVMDRLYPYFTGEKSLPAKLRVAYACCLNMCGAVHCSDIAILGVHTRAPVINHADLPRICEIPTLIASCPTGAIRPATFDGRPSVEIEAAQCMYCGNCYTVCPACKINNPETDGVSIWVGGKVSNARTTPQFSKLVVPFLPNNPPRWPEVVDAVERLVTLYAGNARKHERMGEWINRIGWPRFFKLTGFPFTKYHIDDFRHAGETYSRSAQLRHERGT